The following are encoded together in the Kribbella sp. CA-293567 genome:
- the hutU gene encoding urocanate hydratase, translating to MSGPRPVRAARGTTLTAQGWQQEAALRMLQNNLDPEVAEHPDELVVYGGSGKAARDWNSFDAMVRTLTTLKNDETMLVQSGRPVGVLQTHEWAPRVLLANSNLVGDWANWEEFRRLEALGLTMYGQMTAGSWIYIGTQGILQGTYETFAAVAAKKFGGSLAGTITVTAGLGGMGGAQPLAVTMNDGVAICIDVDSTRIDRRIEHRYLDVRADSLDEAVRLAEEAKAARRPLSIGVLGNAAVMVPELLAKGAPIDIVTDQTSAHDPLMYLPVGVDFADWVTAREKDPAGFTDRAQESMARHVEAMVGFQDAGAEVFDYGNSIRDEARKAGYGRAFEFPGFVPAYIRPLFCEGKGPFRWAALSGNPRDIARTDQAILDLFPDNEHLTRWIRMAQERVAFQGLPARICWLGQGERDKAGLRFNDMVASGELEAPIVIGRDHLDTGSVASPYRETEGMLDGSDAIADWPLLNAMVNVSSGASWVSIHHGGGVGMGRSIHAGQVSVADGTDLARQKLERVLTNDPAMGVIRHVDAGYDKAEEVATEQGVRIPMREN from the coding sequence ATGTCCGGACCCCGTCCCGTTCGCGCCGCTCGCGGTACCACCCTCACCGCGCAGGGCTGGCAGCAGGAAGCCGCGCTGCGGATGCTGCAGAACAACCTCGACCCGGAGGTGGCCGAACACCCCGACGAGCTGGTCGTCTACGGCGGCTCGGGCAAGGCCGCGCGGGACTGGAACTCGTTCGACGCGATGGTCAGAACGCTGACCACGTTGAAGAACGACGAGACGATGCTGGTGCAGTCGGGCCGGCCGGTCGGCGTGCTGCAGACGCACGAGTGGGCACCGCGGGTACTGCTGGCGAACTCGAACCTGGTCGGCGACTGGGCGAACTGGGAGGAGTTCCGCCGGCTCGAGGCGCTGGGGCTGACCATGTACGGCCAGATGACGGCCGGGTCGTGGATCTACATCGGCACCCAGGGCATCCTGCAGGGCACGTACGAGACGTTCGCCGCCGTGGCCGCGAAGAAGTTCGGCGGCTCGCTGGCCGGCACCATCACGGTGACCGCGGGACTCGGCGGGATGGGTGGCGCGCAGCCGCTGGCCGTGACGATGAACGACGGCGTGGCGATCTGCATCGATGTCGACTCCACCCGGATCGACCGGCGGATCGAGCACCGGTACCTCGACGTACGGGCGGACTCGCTCGACGAAGCGGTGCGGCTGGCCGAGGAGGCCAAGGCGGCTCGCCGGCCGTTGTCCATCGGCGTCTTGGGCAATGCCGCGGTGATGGTGCCGGAGTTGCTGGCCAAGGGCGCGCCGATCGACATCGTGACCGACCAGACCTCGGCCCACGACCCGTTGATGTACCTGCCGGTGGGTGTCGACTTCGCCGACTGGGTCACCGCGCGGGAGAAGGACCCGGCCGGGTTCACCGACCGCGCCCAGGAGTCGATGGCTCGTCACGTGGAGGCGATGGTCGGCTTCCAGGACGCGGGGGCCGAGGTGTTCGACTACGGCAACTCGATCCGCGACGAGGCACGCAAGGCGGGGTACGGGCGGGCCTTCGAGTTCCCGGGGTTCGTGCCGGCGTACATCCGGCCGCTGTTCTGTGAGGGCAAGGGCCCGTTCCGGTGGGCGGCGCTGTCGGGCAACCCGCGCGACATCGCCCGGACCGACCAGGCGATCCTCGACCTGTTCCCGGACAACGAGCACCTGACCCGCTGGATCAGGATGGCGCAGGAGCGGGTGGCCTTCCAGGGGCTGCCGGCCCGGATCTGCTGGCTCGGCCAGGGGGAGCGGGACAAGGCCGGGCTGCGGTTCAACGACATGGTGGCCTCGGGCGAACTGGAGGCGCCGATCGTGATCGGGCGCGACCACCTCGACACCGGCAGCGTCGCCTCGCCGTACCGGGAGACCGAGGGGATGCTGGACGGGTCGGACGCGATCGCCGACTGGCCACTGCTGAACGCGATGGTGAACGTCTCCAGCGGCGCCTCCTGGGTCTCGATCCACCACGGTGGCGGGGTCGGGATGGGCCGGTCGATCCACGCCGGTCAGGTCTCGGTTGCCGACGGCACCGACCTGGCCCGGCAGAAGCTGGAGCGGGTGCTGACCAACGATCCGGCGATGGGCGTGATTCGGCATGTCGATGCCGGGTACGACAAAGCGGAGGAAGTTGCCACCGAACAAGGCGTCAGGATCCCGATGCGGGAGAACTGA
- the rpsN gene encoding 30S ribosomal protein S14 produces MAKTSKIAKNEQRKRTVALYAERRAELKRVIADPASGSEERDAAQLKLQKLPRDASPIRVRNRDVADGRPRGFLRKAGISRVRFRTMAHRGELPGITKSSW; encoded by the coding sequence GTGGCGAAGACGAGCAAGATCGCGAAGAACGAGCAGCGCAAGCGCACCGTCGCCCTGTACGCCGAGCGGCGGGCCGAGCTGAAGCGCGTCATCGCCGACCCCGCTTCGGGTTCCGAGGAGCGCGACGCCGCCCAGCTCAAGCTGCAGAAACTGCCGCGGGACGCGAGCCCGATCCGGGTCCGCAACCGCGATGTCGCCGACGGCCGGCCGCGCGGGTTCCTCCGCAAGGCGGGTATCTCCCGAGTCCGGTTCCGCACGATGGCCCACCGTGGGGAACTGCCCGGGATCACCAAATCGTCTTGGTGA
- a CDS encoding CobW family GTP-binding protein, whose product MLPVTLLTGADDQIRAAAAGELLAGDTVLVEYDLTGLVGGSVLRTARTAAGVIDEELIRMGHPCVSCAMRGSLVPLLVSIAATERYGAAIVSVPGAGDTQALAEEIAHDAGEELRVDAVLTVLDPATFPADVSGDAFIHDRGIPTAAEDGRAIAEVLIRQVEYANAVILGEAQTAGAPEQAAANAPQPAAGPEEGDAESAATAVETTRALASALNPQALVRPMSAARELFGVRLHDPDAAEAWVEPGSISAPLQTGGPVRTLVWQSDRPFHPERLYDALEELVSSSARGKGTVWLASQPHARLGWDSFGTNIALGVLGPWLADLPPERWSEVGQTHQARSALEWHPEHGDRASYLSITGVGLDIWELERLLSGCVLRTGESEHQLTDPFAPYLEGSTAA is encoded by the coding sequence ATGCTACCGGTGACCTTGCTGACGGGTGCCGACGACCAGATCCGGGCCGCAGCGGCGGGTGAACTCCTGGCCGGCGACACCGTTCTGGTCGAGTACGACCTCACCGGCCTGGTGGGTGGCTCCGTACTACGAACCGCCCGCACCGCGGCCGGCGTGATCGACGAGGAGCTGATCCGGATGGGGCACCCGTGTGTGTCCTGTGCGATGCGCGGCTCACTCGTTCCGCTGTTGGTCAGCATCGCGGCCACCGAGCGGTACGGCGCCGCGATCGTCTCGGTCCCCGGGGCCGGCGACACTCAGGCGCTGGCCGAGGAGATCGCCCACGACGCCGGCGAGGAGCTGCGGGTGGACGCGGTCCTGACCGTGCTCGACCCGGCCACCTTCCCTGCGGACGTCAGCGGCGACGCCTTCATCCACGATCGCGGCATCCCGACCGCCGCGGAGGACGGCCGGGCGATCGCGGAGGTGCTGATCCGGCAGGTCGAATACGCCAACGCCGTCATCCTGGGCGAGGCACAGACAGCGGGAGCGCCGGAGCAAGCCGCAGCGAATGCCCCGCAGCCGGCAGCAGGGCCGGAAGAGGGGGATGCCGAGTCAGCGGCAACCGCAGTCGAGACCACGCGGGCGCTGGCCTCGGCTCTCAATCCCCAGGCGTTGGTCCGGCCGATGTCGGCGGCGCGGGAGCTGTTCGGCGTACGGCTGCATGATCCGGACGCCGCCGAGGCGTGGGTCGAGCCAGGCTCGATCAGCGCTCCCCTGCAGACCGGCGGACCGGTGCGGACCCTGGTCTGGCAGTCCGACCGTCCGTTCCACCCTGAACGGCTTTACGACGCCTTGGAGGAGCTGGTCTCCAGTTCGGCCCGAGGCAAGGGAACGGTGTGGCTGGCGTCCCAGCCGCACGCCCGGCTCGGCTGGGACAGCTTCGGCACGAACATCGCGCTCGGCGTCCTCGGTCCGTGGCTGGCCGACCTGCCGCCGGAGCGCTGGTCCGAGGTCGGTCAGACCCATCAGGCCCGGTCGGCGCTCGAGTGGCACCCCGAGCACGGCGACCGCGCGTCGTACCTGTCGATCACCGGAGTCGGCCTGGACATCTGGGAATTAGAACGGCTCCTCAGCGGTTGTGTCCTTCGTACGGGTGAGTCGGAACACCAGCTGACCGACCCGTTCGCCCCTTATCTGGAAGGAAGTACCGCAGCATGA
- a CDS encoding aromatic amino acid lyase — protein MEPVEIVGVGLSPLDAVSLGQRRTPVRLGTAARQRMTASAAAVADIALYRPVYGRTTGVGANRDVLTSDPEHGARLLASHSTTGTTSYPEDVVRLGLLIRVNQLASGGSGLAPEVADAIVALLNDEGLPELHRGGAIGTGDLGALAELGLALGDVIDGTSALPLLSSNAITLAECCLAYVEAATLINVVPLVGGLSHVALRGNAEVYDERVHAARPQPGQVRVARRMRGLLDELPIPSARVQDPFGLRAFAQVLGPAVDHVDALGNALAIDINASAENPLVAGDTVLHNGNWHAMPIALGLDSLRLSLHSVATLSTSRVANLVDPDFTGLSRFLASGSEASSGVMMIEYVAHDALASVRSTAQPATLGTATLSRGAEHHASFAPQAAVLTGQLLDALRDVLACELVTAVRAVRLAGLEPEKLAPAAIGPWLADALAALPDILTDRSLRDDLEIARGLLTQWGDRQVEHPAEAG, from the coding sequence GTGGAGCCCGTGGAGATTGTCGGGGTGGGGTTGTCGCCTCTGGATGCGGTGTCACTCGGTCAGCGCCGTACGCCGGTCCGCCTGGGGACTGCCGCGCGGCAACGGATGACGGCGTCGGCCGCGGCGGTCGCCGACATCGCGTTGTACCGCCCGGTCTACGGGCGGACCACCGGGGTCGGGGCCAACCGGGACGTGCTGACCTCCGATCCGGAGCACGGCGCCCGGTTGCTGGCGTCGCACTCGACCACCGGGACCACGTCGTACCCGGAGGACGTGGTGCGGCTCGGGTTGCTGATCCGGGTCAACCAGCTCGCCTCCGGCGGGTCGGGGCTCGCGCCCGAGGTGGCCGACGCGATCGTTGCCCTGCTCAACGACGAGGGACTGCCCGAGCTGCACCGCGGCGGCGCGATCGGGACCGGCGATCTCGGTGCCCTGGCCGAGCTCGGTCTGGCGCTCGGCGATGTCATCGACGGCACCAGCGCGTTGCCGTTGCTGTCGAGCAACGCGATCACGCTGGCCGAGTGCTGCCTGGCCTATGTCGAGGCCGCGACGCTGATCAACGTCGTGCCGCTGGTCGGCGGTCTGTCCCATGTCGCGCTGCGCGGCAACGCCGAGGTGTACGACGAACGCGTCCACGCCGCCCGGCCGCAGCCCGGCCAGGTGCGGGTGGCCCGCCGGATGCGCGGCCTGCTCGACGAACTGCCGATCCCGTCGGCCCGCGTGCAGGACCCGTTCGGCCTGCGGGCCTTCGCCCAGGTGCTCGGCCCGGCCGTCGACCACGTCGATGCCCTGGGCAACGCGCTGGCGATCGACATCAACGCCTCCGCGGAGAATCCGCTGGTGGCCGGCGACACGGTGCTGCACAATGGCAACTGGCACGCGATGCCGATCGCGCTCGGGCTGGACTCGCTCCGGCTCAGCCTGCACTCGGTCGCCACCCTGTCCACCTCCCGGGTGGCGAACCTGGTCGATCCGGACTTCACCGGCCTGAGCCGGTTCCTGGCGAGCGGCTCGGAGGCCAGCTCGGGCGTGATGATGATCGAGTACGTCGCCCACGACGCGCTCGCGTCGGTCCGCTCGACCGCTCAGCCGGCCACGCTCGGTACGGCGACGCTCTCGCGCGGAGCCGAGCACCACGCGAGCTTCGCGCCGCAGGCCGCGGTACTGACCGGGCAGTTGCTGGATGCGTTGCGTGATGTGCTGGCGTGCGAGCTGGTGACCGCGGTACGGGCGGTTCGGTTGGCCGGCCTGGAACCGGAGAAACTGGCGCCGGCCGCGATCGGACCCTGGCTGGCCGATGCGCTGGCGGCGCTGCCCGACATACTGACCGACCGCTCGCTCCGGGACGACCTGGAGATCGCCCGGGGTCTGCTGACCCAATGGGGCGATCGCCAGGTCGAGCATCCTGCCGAGGCGGGTTAG
- the hutH gene encoding histidine ammonia-lyase gives MDTVTVGVGALTPAEVVAVARYGAPVRIDDQALEEIAKSRAAIEALAHADTPHYGVSTGFGALATRHIAPELRAQLQRSLVRSHAAGSGPEVETEVVRALALLRLSTLATGRTGVRVETAQAYAGLLNAQLTPVVHEYGSLGCSGDLAPLSHVALAVMGEGKVRDAAGNLLDTADALARHGLEPVVLAEKEGLALINGTDGMLGMLVLALADLDRLLKTADIAAAMSVEGQLATDRVFAGDLQALRPHPGQGAAAANLRAVLADSGIVASHRGPDCNRVQDAYSLRCSPQVHGAARDTASHAATVAGRELAAAIDNPVVLPDGRVESNGNFHGAPVGYVLDFLAIAVADVASISERRTDRFLDVARNHGLNAFLADDPGVDSGHMIAQYTQAAIVSELKRLAVPASVDSIPSSAMQEDHVSMGWSAARKLRKSIDGLQRVLAVEILTAARAIDLRGPLEPSPATGAVRAVLREHVEGPGTDRHLAPEIEYSVQLVANGAYLSAVEAVTGPLS, from the coding sequence GTGGACACGGTGACGGTCGGCGTCGGGGCACTCACCCCCGCGGAGGTCGTCGCGGTCGCGCGCTACGGGGCGCCGGTACGGATCGACGACCAGGCGCTCGAGGAGATCGCGAAGTCACGCGCGGCCATCGAGGCGCTGGCGCATGCGGACACCCCGCACTACGGCGTCTCGACCGGATTCGGCGCTCTCGCGACGCGGCACATCGCGCCGGAGCTACGAGCCCAACTGCAGCGCAGCCTGGTCCGCTCCCACGCGGCCGGCTCCGGTCCCGAGGTCGAGACCGAGGTCGTACGCGCGCTGGCGCTTCTACGGCTGTCGACACTCGCCACCGGCCGGACCGGCGTACGGGTCGAGACAGCGCAGGCGTACGCCGGGCTGCTGAACGCCCAGCTCACTCCGGTCGTCCACGAGTACGGCAGTCTCGGGTGCTCAGGTGACCTCGCGCCCCTGTCACACGTCGCGCTGGCCGTGATGGGCGAGGGCAAGGTCCGCGATGCCGCTGGCAACCTTCTCGACACCGCCGACGCGCTCGCCCGGCACGGTCTCGAGCCGGTCGTCCTGGCCGAGAAGGAAGGCCTGGCCCTGATCAACGGCACCGACGGCATGCTCGGCATGCTGGTGCTCGCGCTCGCCGACCTCGACCGCCTGCTGAAGACCGCTGACATCGCCGCCGCGATGAGCGTCGAGGGTCAACTCGCCACGGATCGCGTCTTCGCCGGCGACCTGCAGGCACTCCGCCCGCACCCTGGACAGGGCGCGGCCGCGGCCAACCTCCGCGCGGTACTCGCCGACAGCGGCATCGTCGCGAGCCACCGTGGGCCGGACTGCAACCGCGTCCAGGACGCCTATTCACTCCGTTGCTCCCCGCAGGTGCACGGCGCCGCGCGTGACACGGCCTCCCACGCAGCCACCGTCGCCGGGCGCGAGCTCGCCGCGGCGATCGACAACCCGGTCGTCCTGCCCGACGGCCGGGTGGAGTCGAACGGCAACTTCCACGGCGCCCCTGTCGGCTACGTGCTGGACTTCCTGGCGATCGCGGTCGCCGACGTCGCCAGTATCAGCGAGCGGCGGACCGACCGCTTCCTCGACGTCGCCCGCAACCACGGGCTGAACGCCTTCCTGGCCGACGACCCCGGCGTCGACTCCGGGCACATGATCGCGCAGTACACGCAGGCGGCGATCGTCTCCGAACTCAAGCGCCTCGCGGTCCCGGCGAGCGTCGACTCGATCCCGAGCAGCGCGATGCAGGAGGACCACGTCTCGATGGGCTGGTCGGCCGCTCGCAAACTGCGCAAGAGCATCGACGGCCTGCAGCGGGTGCTGGCGGTGGAGATCCTGACCGCGGCCCGGGCCATCGACCTGCGCGGGCCGCTCGAGCCCTCGCCGGCTACCGGCGCCGTACGGGCCGTACTTCGTGAGCACGTCGAAGGGCCGGGCACCGACCGGCACCTGGCGCCGGAGATCGAGTACTCCGTCCAACTGGTTGCCAACGGCGCCTATCTGTCCGCTGTCGAGGCCGTCACCGGCCCGCTGTCCTGA
- a CDS encoding type B 50S ribosomal protein L31, with protein MKADIHPDYRRVVFRDKSGNFSFLTGSTRESSETVEWHDGNTYPVVDVEISSASHPFYTGQQRVMDTQGRVEKFKKRYGKV; from the coding sequence ATGAAGGCTGACATCCACCCCGACTACCGCCGGGTCGTGTTCCGTGACAAGTCCGGCAACTTCAGCTTCCTGACCGGCTCCACCCGCGAGAGCTCCGAGACCGTCGAGTGGCACGACGGGAACACCTACCCGGTCGTCGACGTCGAGATCTCGTCGGCCAGCCACCCGTTCTACACGGGCCAGCAGCGTGTGATGGACACCCAGGGCCGGGTCGAGAAGTTCAAGAAGCGCTACGGCAAGGTCTGA
- a CDS encoding cutinase family protein, translated as MRSEKSIARIAGAVLAGAVVAAGALVATAPAQAAAAACPATAVFQTDGYTAGESLVNWNNSRFNHNVPAGVQIVQVPYYAGVFPVVDRLALDASVAEGVGKLTAAVTSFHAACPSSHLTLSGYSEGAVVAGNVLEKFAKSTTIPRQQLNGVLYGNPRRPFGNGGRGGVAGGIETNLPSILPGVTMQGPHDYAGIAVREVCNENDGICNSTNMITNLAAFANGLSGYLSGDHGYDLDPIRDTGNGVTLVAQQPRIPYGAPLPLPIGTPWQIQQLLFGDGPARQAAVTARNGLGGLLSPEALALLNGKPWFRLLAAA; from the coding sequence ATGCGGAGCGAGAAATCGATTGCTCGAATTGCCGGCGCAGTACTGGCCGGAGCTGTCGTCGCGGCCGGCGCCCTGGTCGCGACCGCCCCTGCCCAGGCTGCTGCCGCGGCCTGTCCGGCTACCGCGGTGTTCCAGACCGACGGCTACACGGCCGGTGAGTCCCTGGTGAACTGGAACAACTCGCGGTTCAACCACAACGTGCCGGCCGGCGTACAGATCGTGCAGGTGCCGTACTACGCAGGCGTCTTCCCGGTCGTGGATCGGCTCGCGCTGGACGCGTCGGTCGCCGAGGGCGTCGGCAAGCTGACCGCGGCGGTCACCAGCTTCCACGCTGCCTGCCCGTCCTCCCACCTCACGCTGTCCGGCTACTCCGAGGGTGCCGTGGTCGCGGGCAACGTGCTGGAGAAGTTCGCGAAGTCGACCACGATCCCGCGGCAGCAGCTGAACGGCGTGCTCTACGGCAACCCGCGCCGGCCCTTCGGCAACGGCGGCCGGGGTGGCGTGGCCGGCGGGATCGAGACGAACCTGCCGTCGATCCTGCCCGGCGTCACCATGCAGGGCCCGCACGACTACGCCGGCATCGCGGTTCGCGAGGTGTGCAACGAGAACGACGGCATCTGCAACTCGACCAACATGATCACCAACCTGGCCGCGTTCGCGAACGGCCTGTCCGGCTACCTCTCCGGTGACCACGGTTACGACCTGGACCCGATCCGCGACACCGGCAACGGCGTCACCCTGGTCGCGCAGCAGCCGCGCATCCCGTACGGCGCGCCGCTCCCGCTGCCGATCGGCACCCCGTGGCAGATCCAGCAGTTGCTGTTCGGCGACGGCCCCGCCCGTCAGGCAGCTGTCACGGCTCGCAACGGGCTCGGTGGCCTGCTCTCCCCGGAGGCCCTGGCGCTGCTCAACGGCAAGCCCTGGTTCCGCCTGCTCGCCGCTGCCTAA
- a CDS encoding GNAT family N-acetyltransferase, with translation MGFGIRVATPADAVGIAGVWAAVMPHLVKTARGVEAELRKSTTRVVLIAVEDDAVVGYGNIYRPEPEEVAPRVRITVQVPPAQRGCGVGGAIAEQVIAVATEAGAHKLLTVVSDDEGSKEFARRRGFEIGRRMSHSGADLSAVPRPAPVPDGLRLVDYTGIDPARLWQANVAVAGDDPSGLSQISPYDDWLKHDWDHPDLRRDLSVALLDGDEVVSFVTTTADPDRRVIWSNLTGTVPAYRGRGLAKVVKSAALGRSRDAGFEHAFTGNDAANAPMLAVNEWLGYRVRAAAWTAEKVL, from the coding sequence ATGGGGTTTGGGATTCGGGTTGCTACGCCCGCGGACGCGGTGGGGATTGCCGGGGTGTGGGCGGCGGTGATGCCACATCTGGTGAAGACGGCTCGGGGAGTCGAGGCGGAGCTCCGCAAGAGTACGACCCGGGTGGTGCTGATCGCTGTCGAGGACGACGCGGTGGTCGGCTACGGGAACATCTACCGGCCGGAGCCGGAAGAAGTGGCTCCCCGGGTGCGAATCACGGTGCAGGTGCCTCCGGCGCAGCGTGGATGCGGTGTCGGCGGGGCTATCGCCGAGCAAGTCATCGCGGTCGCCACCGAGGCGGGCGCCCATAAGCTCCTTACTGTCGTCTCGGACGACGAGGGGTCGAAGGAGTTCGCCCGACGGCGTGGGTTCGAGATCGGCCGTCGGATGAGTCACTCCGGGGCCGACCTCAGCGCGGTACCGAGGCCGGCGCCCGTACCGGACGGTTTGCGGCTCGTCGACTACACCGGGATCGACCCAGCTCGGCTCTGGCAGGCCAATGTGGCAGTCGCCGGAGACGACCCGAGTGGCTTGTCGCAGATCTCGCCGTACGACGATTGGCTGAAGCACGACTGGGACCACCCGGACCTCCGGCGGGACCTGAGTGTCGCGTTGCTGGACGGTGACGAGGTCGTTTCGTTCGTGACGACCACGGCCGACCCGGACCGACGGGTGATCTGGTCCAATCTGACCGGGACCGTACCGGCGTACCGGGGGCGTGGGCTGGCCAAGGTGGTGAAGTCGGCGGCGCTCGGGCGCAGCCGGGACGCCGGCTTCGAGCACGCCTTCACCGGCAACGACGCGGCGAACGCACCGATGCTCGCGGTCAACGAGTGGCTCGGCTACCGCGTCCGAGCGGCCGCCTGGACTGCAGAGAAGGTGCTCTGA
- a CDS encoding IclR family transcriptional regulator, which yields MSGNVPASTRTLRVLTFLATQPGAVPMERIASAVGLPRSSTYHLLKAMISEGFVVHLPEEKRYGLGVAAFEIGSAYLRHDPLERLARPLLAQLVAEVGQTAHLGVLHGRELVYLLKEQPPRPVTLVTDVGVRLPATLTASGRALLAALPPAQVRALFPTPETFVRRTDQGPQTLSQLRRILADEKRQGYAVEDSHITPGVASVASAAVDYAGHPVAAISISFRADVVPAGERFLLARRTRQAADALTRRLSH from the coding sequence GTGAGCGGCAACGTTCCCGCCTCGACCCGCACGCTGCGGGTACTGACGTTCCTGGCCACCCAGCCCGGAGCGGTACCGATGGAGCGCATCGCCTCCGCGGTCGGACTGCCACGCTCTTCGACCTACCACCTGCTGAAGGCGATGATCAGCGAGGGCTTCGTGGTTCATCTGCCCGAAGAGAAGCGGTACGGGCTCGGGGTCGCTGCCTTCGAGATCGGCTCGGCGTACCTGCGACACGATCCCCTCGAGCGCCTGGCCCGGCCGTTGCTCGCCCAGCTGGTCGCCGAGGTCGGCCAGACGGCACATCTCGGCGTACTGCACGGGCGGGAGCTCGTGTATCTGCTCAAGGAACAGCCACCGCGACCGGTCACGCTGGTCACCGATGTCGGTGTTCGGCTCCCTGCGACGTTGACCGCCTCCGGACGTGCGTTGCTCGCAGCGCTGCCGCCGGCCCAGGTCCGTGCGTTGTTCCCGACGCCGGAGACCTTCGTCCGGCGGACTGATCAGGGACCGCAGACACTCAGCCAGCTCAGACGCATCCTGGCCGACGAGAAACGTCAGGGATATGCGGTCGAGGACTCGCACATCACCCCGGGCGTGGCCTCGGTGGCGAGTGCGGCCGTGGATTATGCGGGCCATCCGGTGGCGGCGATCAGCATCAGCTTTCGCGCCGATGTGGTGCCGGCCGGTGAACGGTTCCTGCTCGCGCGGCGGACCCGTCAGGCCGCGGACGCGTTGACGCGGCGCCTCAGCCACTGA
- the rpmG gene encoding 50S ribosomal protein L33, whose translation MAKSNELRPIVKLRSTAGTGVTYVTRKNRRNDPDRLVLRKYDPRVRQHVDFREER comes from the coding sequence ATGGCCAAGAGCAACGAGCTGCGTCCGATCGTGAAGCTGCGCAGTACCGCGGGGACCGGCGTCACCTACGTGACGCGGAAGAACCGCCGCAACGACCCCGATCGGCTCGTACTGCGCAAGTACGACCCGAGGGTCCGTCAGCACGTCGACTTCCGCGAAGAGCGGTAG
- a CDS encoding ABC transporter ATP-binding protein: MIEFEDVTKQYPDGTVAVDTLSMRIPSNEITVFVGPSGCGKTTSLRMINRTIERSSGRISIDGEDINAGDPVTLRRGIGYVIQHAGLFPHKTVVDNVATVPKLLGWDKKKTRATAMELLERVGLDLKLAERYPAQLSGGQQQRVGVARALAADPKIMLMDEPFSAVDPIVRHQLQEELLRLQRDIGKTIVFVTHDIDEAIKLGDNVAVLRVGGKLAQFAPPAELLANPADEFVESFVGQDRGYRALTFLHTDKLKLGPLPAELVLDDAGRPKGWRKGEGDLLPIGASFTRSDSLRAALDAVLTSPTGQGVCVDETGKAIGVVDHALLAETLRS; the protein is encoded by the coding sequence ATGATCGAGTTCGAAGACGTCACCAAGCAGTACCCCGACGGCACTGTCGCCGTCGACACCCTGAGCATGCGGATCCCGAGCAACGAGATCACCGTGTTCGTCGGACCTTCGGGCTGCGGCAAGACCACCTCGCTGCGGATGATCAACCGGACGATCGAGCGCAGCAGCGGGCGGATCTCGATCGACGGCGAGGACATCAACGCCGGCGACCCGGTCACCCTGCGGCGCGGGATCGGGTACGTGATCCAGCACGCGGGGCTGTTCCCGCACAAGACCGTGGTCGACAACGTCGCGACGGTGCCCAAGCTGCTGGGCTGGGACAAGAAGAAGACCCGGGCCACGGCGATGGAGCTGCTGGAGCGGGTCGGGCTCGACCTCAAGCTGGCCGAGCGGTATCCGGCCCAGCTGTCCGGCGGCCAGCAGCAACGGGTCGGGGTCGCCCGCGCGCTCGCGGCGGACCCCAAGATCATGCTGATGGACGAGCCGTTCAGCGCGGTCGACCCGATCGTGCGGCACCAGCTGCAGGAGGAGCTGCTCCGCCTGCAGCGCGACATCGGCAAGACGATCGTCTTCGTCACCCACGACATCGACGAGGCGATCAAGCTCGGGGACAACGTCGCCGTACTGCGGGTCGGCGGGAAGCTGGCCCAGTTCGCGCCGCCGGCCGAGCTGCTGGCCAACCCGGCCGACGAGTTCGTCGAGAGCTTCGTCGGTCAGGACCGCGGTTACCGGGCGCTGACGTTCCTGCACACCGACAAGCTGAAGCTCGGGCCGCTACCGGCCGAGCTGGTGCTCGACGACGCGGGCCGGCCGAAGGGCTGGCGCAAGGGCGAGGGCGATCTGCTGCCGATCGGCGCGAGCTTCACCCGCAGCGACTCGCTGCGCGCGGCGCTCGACGCCGTCCTGACCTCACCGACCGGTCAAGGGGTCTGCGTCGACGAGACGGGTAAGGCCATCGGCGTCGTCGACCACGCCCTGCTCGCCGAGACGCTGCGCTCATGA